GCCGTGCTCGCTGCAGCTATGCGCGTGCACACAGTGAGCGGCGGGGCGTTCGAGCCGGCGCTGGGGGATGTCAGCCGTCTCTGGGGATTCAGCGAGGAGCGCCGCCGTGACCATCCGCCCGACTCGGCCGAGATAAGCACGCTCCTGGGGGCCTCCTGCCTGAGCCGGGAGATAAAGATATCTCCGGACGGCAGAAGCGTGAGCCTGGGCGCCTGCACCGGGCGGCTCGACCTGGGGGCGATTGTCAAGGGCTACGCCGCGGACCGCGCGGTCCAGGTGCTGCGCCGGGCCGGGGCGCGCAACGCCCTGATCGACCTGGGCGGCGAAATCGGCGTGCTGGGCGTGGGCTCGGACGGTGTCTCGTGGCGGGTGGGAGTGCAGCACCCGCGCAAGCGGGACTGCCACCTCGGGGCGCTGAGCCTTCACGAGGGCCTTTCCGTGGCCACCTCGGGCGATTACGAGCGCTTTTTTATCGACAGCGGCGTACGCTATCACCATATTTTGGACCCGCTCACCGGCTGGCCCTCCCGCAGCGGGGTGGTCAGTGTGACCGTGGTCACCGAGTACGGCCTGGAGGCGGACGCCATGTCGACGTCCGCGTTCATCCTGGGGCCGGAGAAAGGCTTCGCCCTGCTGGAATCCGAGAAGTGCGAGGGCCTGATGATCTATGTCGGGGACAGCCGCACCGAGGACGGGAAGCTCCTCTGGAAGGCCACCAGCGGGTTCTCGCGCTACCTTCCGCAGCCTGACCTCGAGGGCCTGCCGCTGCCCTGAGCCGGGCGCGGACTGGGAGGCGTTGATGGGGCGAGAAACGTTCAGACTGCCGCCGCTGTTCACTTTGATCGACCTGCTGCTGGTGTTGATAGTGGTGGTTTTTTCCGCCGGTTTCTACCATCACGGCAGCCAGGGGGCGGGTAAAGGGCCTCTGACCGCGGTGGTGCAGTTCGAGGACCGCGAGTTGGCGAGGTTGAGCCTGGAGCGCGACACCACGGTTACGGTGAACGGCGTGCTGGGGACGATAAAAGTGGTGGTGGCTGACGGGGCGGTGAAGTTCGAGGATTCCCATTGCCCGGCGCGGGTTTGCGAGAAGACCGGCTGGATAAGGCGCGCCGGGGCCGCGATTGTCTGCGCGCCCAATCATGTGCTCTGTCGCCTGGAGCGCTCCGACGGCGCCCTGGAGCCGGCAGATGGAAAGGGCAAGCCCGGACTGGACGCCCTTGTCAGATAGGAGACCCGTGGTGACAGAAAGCCTCGCCGCCGCGGCGGTCTACTACGACCCGGCCCGCGACATTCCCGAAGTGCGCCGCCGCACCGAGGCCTTGAGCCTGGTGGCCATGGCCACGGTGTTCGAGTTGGTGCTATTCGTGCTGGACGCCCTGATCCCCAAGCCGGTGCCCTGGATAAAGCTGGGCCTGGCAAACATAGTCACCCTGAGCCTGCTGGTCTCGGTGGGCTGGCGCTGCGCCCTGGCGGTGCATGTGCTGCGGATCATTATCGGTGCGGTGTTCCGCGGCGGGCTGTTCACGCCGTTCTTTCTGCTCAGTTTCGGCGGCGGCATGGTCTCGTTCCTGGTGATGCTGCCGCTGGCGCTCTGGCTGATGCCCTGGATGGGATTTGTCGGGGTGAGTCTGGCCGGGGCGCTGGCACACAATTTCACCCAGTTGCTGCTGGTCGGGGCGGCGCTTTCCGACCAGGCGGTGATCGGCCTGCTCTGGCCGCTGGTGGTGGTTTTCTCTTTGGTGTTCGGTTGTTTTACCGGCATAAGCTCATACTATCTCTGCCGCCGGATCCCCCTGCTGGCCACGGGAGTGTTGCTCGCCCGGCCGGAGGCCGCGGAGCGGGGCGGGCGGAGCTGAAAAGGTTCTTCCGGCTCAAGGCCAGGAGGCTCAATTGCAACGTCAGCGCAAACAATTCTCAGTCTACTGCATCATCCTGATCATCGGCATGCTGCTGGGCGGCTACCTGGGAGAGTTCCTCTCCACGATCATGCCGGACGGCGTGGCGAAGGATTTCTTCCTGACCTCGGTGGTGGGCAAG
Above is a window of bacterium DNA encoding:
- a CDS encoding FAD:protein FMN transferase produces the protein MTGKFKARLIAVLLLVVLIAGIRYLASGNAEASLSGERTFSFDSFTMGTLLSVKVRSTDKDQARRLADVAREEVARLHRVFDPKDPDSELSRLNGARGSAEPVALSEDMAAVLAAAMRVHTVSGGAFEPALGDVSRLWGFSEERRRDHPPDSAEISTLLGASCLSREIKISPDGRSVSLGACTGRLDLGAIVKGYAADRAVQVLRRAGARNALIDLGGEIGVLGVGSDGVSWRVGVQHPRKRDCHLGALSLHEGLSVATSGDYERFFIDSGVRYHHILDPLTGWPSRSGVVSVTVVTEYGLEADAMSTSAFILGPEKGFALLESEKCEGLMIYVGDSRTEDGKLLWKATSGFSRYLPQPDLEGLPLP
- a CDS encoding NusG domain II-containing protein, giving the protein MGRETFRLPPLFTLIDLLLVLIVVVFSAGFYHHGSQGAGKGPLTAVVQFEDRELARLSLERDTTVTVNGVLGTIKVVVADGAVKFEDSHCPARVCEKTGWIRRAGAAIVCAPNHVLCRLERSDGALEPADGKGKPGLDALVR
- a CDS encoding Gx transporter family protein, giving the protein MTESLAAAAVYYDPARDIPEVRRRTEALSLVAMATVFELVLFVLDALIPKPVPWIKLGLANIVTLSLLVSVGWRCALAVHVLRIIIGAVFRGGLFTPFFLLSFGGGMVSFLVMLPLALWLMPWMGFVGVSLAGALAHNFTQLLLVGAALSDQAVIGLLWPLVVVFSLVFGCFTGISSYYLCRRIPLLATGVLLARPEAAERGGRS
- a CDS encoding DUF4321 domain-containing protein; this translates as MQRQRKQFSVYCIILIIGMLLGGYLGEFLSTIMPDGVAKDFFLTSVVGKFGPFSIDLLLIALTLGPLVVKINLVSVLGLFIAFYLFRSFI